Proteins encoded by one window of Teretinema zuelzerae:
- a CDS encoding putative bifunctional diguanylate cyclase/phosphodiesterase: MGKRNTHNTDFILISDRKKTWTIAFKISLIYLLFGLGWIFISDILFNLIVPDPLLRSKIEVFKGTFFVVISAVIIYQLIAPQLARLSDKEQVIAESRNELKALLYYDHLTGLSNRRKLIERLPDYLNDSTSKGKALLFIDIDNIKLINDSLGHAYGDKLIVETARLLSEHIQPPDEIFRIGGDELIILTKFHQISTLKEKAEDLLHLFNNPLNIDKNLIHSTLSIGISLYPIHSEDPGELLKCADIAMFQSKKTGKNRAVLYNNNMLSAINERMNLGEYLHDALERNELDVMYQPQINTESRRITGFEALLRWNNRILGKVTPDKFISVAEETHLIIPIGDWILTKACRFIKKMQGQGYPHLCISVNISMIQLLQENFVNRVQRALEETEIDPAKLELEITESILMESHTIITTHLARLRSLGIGIALDDFGKGYSSLSYLEQLPITTLKIDKIFIDGITDAEKDTSITGNIVKIGKKLGLSVVAEGVESEVQLAYLANQQCDKIQGWIFSKALSEEDAEKFVIENLAEITT, encoded by the coding sequence ATGGGTAAGCGGAATACACACAACACAGACTTCATACTTATATCCGATAGAAAAAAAACATGGACAATCGCGTTTAAAATATCCCTGATTTATCTGTTATTCGGGCTCGGCTGGATTTTTATCTCCGATATTCTTTTTAACCTCATCGTTCCCGATCCACTTCTCAGATCTAAAATCGAGGTTTTCAAAGGAACTTTCTTTGTAGTCATAAGCGCCGTCATCATATATCAACTAATCGCGCCGCAGCTCGCTCGTTTAAGCGACAAGGAACAGGTAATCGCAGAAAGCAGAAACGAACTGAAGGCTCTCCTGTATTACGATCATCTGACCGGGCTTTCCAACAGACGAAAGCTCATAGAGCGGCTTCCCGATTACCTGAACGACTCCACCTCGAAGGGAAAAGCGCTCCTTTTCATCGATATAGACAACATCAAGCTCATAAACGATTCGCTCGGCCATGCATACGGCGATAAATTGATCGTGGAAACGGCACGGCTTCTTTCCGAGCATATACAGCCTCCGGATGAAATATTCCGCATCGGCGGAGACGAACTGATCATCCTAACCAAATTCCATCAGATTTCCACGCTGAAGGAAAAGGCGGAAGATCTTCTTCATCTATTCAACAATCCGCTTAATATCGACAAAAATCTCATCCACAGCACTCTGAGCATCGGCATATCGCTGTATCCGATTCATTCGGAAGATCCGGGGGAACTGCTCAAATGCGCCGATATCGCGATGTTCCAGTCCAAGAAAACCGGAAAAAACAGGGCGGTGCTCTACAACAACAACATGCTTTCCGCTATAAACGAACGGATGAACCTGGGCGAATACCTGCACGACGCCCTCGAACGGAACGAACTGGACGTCATGTACCAGCCGCAAATCAACACCGAGAGCCGCCGGATCACCGGATTCGAAGCGCTGCTCCGTTGGAATAACAGGATACTGGGAAAGGTCACCCCGGATAAATTCATCAGCGTGGCAGAGGAAACACATCTCATCATTCCCATCGGAGACTGGATACTCACAAAGGCATGCCGATTCATCAAGAAAATGCAGGGCCAGGGATATCCGCACCTCTGTATTTCGGTAAACATCTCAATGATACAGCTTCTCCAGGAGAATTTCGTCAACCGCGTACAGCGGGCTCTCGAGGAAACAGAGATCGATCCTGCGAAGCTGGAATTGGAAATCACCGAATCGATTCTCATGGAATCGCACACCATCATCACCACGCATCTGGCGCGCCTGCGCTCTCTCGGCATAGGAATCGCCCTCGACGACTTCGGCAAGGGATACTCGTCGCTGAGCTACCTTGAGCAATTGCCGATCACCACGCTGAAAATCGACAAGATTTTCATCGATGGAATCACGGATGCCGAAAAAGATACGTCGATCACCGGCAATATCGTAAAAATAGGCAAAAAGCTCGGTTTGTCGGTTGTAGCGGAAGGCGTTGAATCGGAAGTCCAGCTGGCGTATCTCGCCAATCAGCAATGCGATAAAATTCAGGGATGGATATTCAGCAAGGCGCTGTCCGAAGAAGACGCCGAGAAGTTCGTAATAGAAAATCTGGCGGAGATTACAACCTGA
- a CDS encoding amino acid ABC transporter ATP-binding protein, which yields MEIIKVEHLSKSFGTLEVIKDISFSVLQGEVLAIIGPSGSGKSTLLRSVTHLETVTGGSVTVSGKVMVRDGIYADAATLRSICLKVGLVFQNFNLFPHFSVLRNITEAQIHVLKRSVFEAEKRSMVLLEKMGLADKAHAYPFELSGGQQQRVSIARALALDPEVLFFDEPTSALDPELTGEILKVIRELAAEKMTMVIVTHEMSFARDVADRVIFMDSGVIIEEGDAESLIRNPRNERTKAFLKRFSE from the coding sequence ATGGAAATCATCAAGGTAGAACATTTATCAAAATCTTTCGGAACGCTCGAGGTCATCAAGGATATTTCATTTTCCGTTCTGCAGGGAGAGGTCCTTGCGATCATCGGACCCTCAGGTTCGGGCAAGTCCACACTGCTGCGATCGGTGACCCATCTTGAAACCGTAACCGGCGGTTCCGTAACCGTCTCCGGAAAGGTGATGGTTCGCGACGGAATATACGCGGACGCCGCGACTCTTCGGTCGATCTGCCTGAAAGTCGGCCTTGTCTTCCAGAATTTCAACCTCTTTCCCCATTTTTCCGTGCTTCGCAACATCACAGAAGCGCAGATCCACGTGCTTAAGCGGAGCGTCTTCGAAGCAGAAAAACGCAGCATGGTCCTGCTTGAGAAGATGGGTTTGGCCGACAAAGCCCATGCCTATCCTTTCGAGCTTTCAGGAGGGCAGCAGCAGCGCGTTTCTATCGCTCGCGCCCTCGCGCTTGATCCGGAGGTCCTCTTTTTCGACGAGCCGACGAGCGCTCTTGATCCTGAACTGACCGGCGAAATTCTGAAGGTTATCCGCGAATTGGCTGCGGAGAAAATGACGATGGTGATCGTCACTCATGAAATGTCGTTTGCGCGCGATGTTGCGGACCGGGTAATTTTTATGGATTCGGGGGTTATTATCGAAGAGGGCGACGCGGAATCCCTCATCAGAAACCCCAGGAACGAGCGAACCAAGGCCTTTCTGAAGCGTTTCAGCGAGTAG
- a CDS encoding amino acid ABC transporter permease has translation MLEAMFQGTLVSLEIFFLTLLFALPLALPVAFGRMSKNRGISALVNGYLLIMRGTPLILQLIFVYFAPYYLFGVSYDRFIAVVVAYVINYAAYFAEIYRGGIESIPRGQYEAAKVLGFSRTQTFFRIVLPQVVKRILPSTANEVITLVKDTALAQTIGVAELFRVAQNASARQFSTMPIFIAGIFYFLMNWVVSAAFSRFEKKLSYYR, from the coding sequence ATGCTGGAAGCGATGTTTCAAGGAACTCTTGTTTCCCTGGAAATTTTCTTTCTGACCCTGCTTTTCGCCCTCCCGCTCGCCCTTCCGGTAGCTTTCGGCCGCATGTCGAAGAACCGGGGAATCAGCGCCCTGGTGAACGGGTATCTATTGATCATGCGCGGCACTCCCCTGATTCTTCAGCTCATTTTCGTGTATTTCGCTCCTTATTATTTGTTCGGGGTATCCTACGACCGTTTTATAGCGGTAGTCGTTGCCTATGTGATCAATTACGCCGCGTACTTCGCGGAAATTTACCGCGGAGGAATTGAATCGATTCCGCGAGGCCAATACGAGGCCGCGAAGGTTCTCGGTTTCTCCCGGACGCAGACCTTCTTCCGCATTGTGCTTCCCCAGGTGGTTAAACGAATCCTTCCGTCGACCGCGAACGAGGTCATTACACTGGTGAAGGACACCGCTCTCGCTCAGACCATAGGCGTCGCCGAACTCTTCCGCGTCGCTCAGAATGCTTCCGCCCGGCAGTTTTCCACCATGCCCATCTTTATTGCGGGTATTTTTTATTTTCTGATGAATTGGGTTGTCTCTGCGGCCTTCAGCCGGTTTGAGAAAAAACTTTCGTATTATCGCTAA
- a CDS encoding amino acid ABC transporter substrate-binding protein, giving the protein MKKLILLAACAVIAAAALTSCAGKSEAADKSLQKVLDKKAFVLGLDDSFPPMGFRNENNEIVGYDVDLAREATKRMGVELVLQPIDWNAKEQELNTGKIDCIWNGFTITPQRAEALTFSKPYLKNAQVVVVRGDSSFNTLADLAGKTVGLQAGSSAADALEASVEFKASLKGVVEFKENLTALMDLEVKGVDAVIMDLMVANDNINRSGKSYRILEEGLSPEEYGIGFRKADLALMNKVQSVLEEMAADGTIARIATQWFGADISIVGK; this is encoded by the coding sequence ATGAAAAAACTGATTCTTTTAGCGGCATGCGCCGTAATCGCCGCTGCCGCGCTGACTTCCTGCGCAGGAAAGTCCGAAGCCGCGGACAAGTCGCTCCAGAAAGTCCTGGACAAAAAAGCCTTCGTACTCGGTCTCGACGATTCCTTCCCCCCCATGGGATTCCGGAACGAGAACAATGAAATCGTCGGCTACGACGTGGATCTCGCCCGCGAAGCGACGAAACGCATGGGCGTCGAGCTCGTATTGCAGCCCATCGATTGGAACGCGAAGGAGCAGGAGCTCAACACCGGAAAGATCGATTGCATCTGGAACGGCTTCACCATCACCCCTCAGCGCGCCGAGGCTCTGACCTTCAGCAAGCCGTACCTGAAGAACGCTCAGGTCGTCGTGGTGCGCGGGGATTCCTCCTTCAACACCCTTGCAGATCTCGCAGGCAAAACCGTCGGACTCCAGGCAGGATCTTCCGCCGCGGACGCCCTCGAAGCTTCCGTGGAATTCAAGGCGAGCCTGAAGGGCGTCGTCGAGTTCAAGGAAAACCTTACCGCGCTCATGGATCTTGAAGTGAAGGGCGTCGACGCCGTGATCATGGATTTGATGGTCGCCAACGACAACATCAACCGTTCGGGCAAATCATATCGCATCCTTGAAGAAGGACTTTCGCCGGAAGAATACGGCATCGGTTTCCGCAAAGCCGACCTCGCTCTCATGAACAAGGTTCAATCGGTTCTTGAAGAAATGGCCGCCGACGGTACGATCGCACGTATCGCTACGCAGTGGTTCGGAGCCGATATCTCAATAGTCGGAAAATAA
- a CDS encoding DUF6062 family protein, producing MSAEKHVNWFALEKACARPGCPLCTIIAERSERYIDNMLFEHVSDRGFRALYREAGGFCTRHASRLESFRDGLAVAILGADILSDALPLLKKRKPRIYKGKCPACAETERIEKEFLGFLAGTEDASFTSFFTASEGLCLPHYRKMLSLVRRVPSWLEKFQIQRFDTLLVRSRDFIEFSAWGRQSDFEALSEQDKIVWKELARTLRGDNG from the coding sequence ATGAGCGCAGAAAAACACGTAAACTGGTTTGCGTTGGAGAAGGCGTGCGCCCGACCGGGATGCCCGCTGTGTACCATTATCGCTGAACGTTCGGAGCGGTATATCGACAATATGCTGTTCGAGCACGTCTCCGATCGGGGCTTCAGGGCGCTGTACCGCGAGGCCGGCGGGTTTTGCACCCGCCACGCGAGCCGGCTTGAATCGTTCAGGGACGGCCTGGCTGTGGCTATTTTGGGAGCCGACATCCTTTCGGACGCTCTCCCTCTCCTGAAAAAACGCAAGCCGCGGATCTATAAGGGCAAATGCCCTGCCTGCGCGGAAACCGAACGCATAGAGAAAGAGTTTCTCGGTTTTTTGGCCGGAACAGAGGACGCCTCGTTTACTTCGTTTTTTACCGCCTCCGAGGGCTTATGCCTTCCCCATTACCGGAAAATGTTGTCGCTCGTGCGACGCGTTCCGTCCTGGCTCGAGAAATTCCAGATCCAGCGCTTCGATACCCTGTTAGTCCGCAGCCGCGACTTCATTGAATTTTCGGCATGGGGAAGACAGTCCGATTTCGAAGCCCTTTCCGAACAGGATAAAATCGTCTGGAAGGAATTGGCGCGGACGCTCAGGGGCGATAACGGGTAG
- a CDS encoding Dabb family protein produces the protein MLKHIVMWQFKDEAEGRTREENCLYVKAALEALPSVIPYIRNLEVHLNGYPSSMGADMVLITEFDSKEDLDLYAVHPEHMKVSEYVGKVRTSRMVCDWES, from the coding sequence ATGCTTAAGCACATTGTAATGTGGCAGTTCAAGGACGAGGCCGAGGGCAGGACGCGGGAAGAAAACTGCCTGTACGTAAAAGCGGCTCTCGAGGCCCTTCCTTCCGTCATTCCGTACATCAGAAATCTTGAAGTTCATCTTAACGGATATCCGTCGTCCATGGGCGCGGACATGGTCCTGATAACCGAATTCGATTCCAAGGAAGATCTGGATTTATACGCTGTTCATCCCGAACACATGAAGGTCAGCGAATATGTCGGCAAGGTGAGAACCTCGCGCATGGTTTGCGACTGGGAATCGTAA
- a CDS encoding GGGtGRT protein produces the protein MALFESYERRINQILPVLKKYGINSVEDAKKVCDDAGVDVGGLVAGIQPICFENAKWAYIVGAAIAIKKGEKNAADIARTLGEGLQAFCIPGSVADDRKVGIGHGNLAAMLLSDETKCFCFLAGHESFAAAEGAIGIAKSANRARSTPLKVCLNGLGKDAAQIISRINGFTYVQTQFDYYTSELKIVKEFKYSEGERAAVRVYGADDVREGVAIMWKEGVDVSITGNSTNPTRFQHPVAGTYKKETNDAGKKYFSVASGGGTGRTLHPDNMAAGPASYGMTDTMGRMHSDAQFAGSSSVPAHVEMMGLIGMGNNPMVGASVAVAVAISEAMKK, from the coding sequence ATGGCACTGTTTGAAAGCTACGAGCGCAGAATAAACCAGATTCTTCCCGTGTTGAAGAAATATGGAATCAACTCTGTCGAAGACGCCAAGAAGGTGTGCGACGACGCGGGCGTGGACGTCGGCGGTTTAGTCGCCGGCATCCAGCCGATATGTTTCGAAAACGCGAAATGGGCCTATATCGTGGGCGCCGCCATCGCGATCAAGAAGGGCGAGAAGAACGCTGCCGACATCGCGCGCACGCTCGGCGAAGGCCTCCAGGCATTCTGCATCCCCGGATCAGTCGCTGACGACCGCAAGGTCGGCATCGGACACGGAAATCTCGCCGCGATGCTCCTTTCCGACGAGACCAAGTGCTTCTGCTTCCTTGCCGGACACGAATCCTTCGCCGCAGCCGAAGGCGCGATCGGTATCGCCAAGAGCGCCAACCGCGCCCGCTCGACCCCCCTCAAGGTGTGTTTGAACGGTCTTGGAAAGGACGCCGCCCAGATCATCAGCCGGATTAACGGTTTCACCTATGTGCAGACCCAGTTCGACTATTACACCAGCGAGCTTAAAATCGTCAAGGAATTCAAGTATTCCGAAGGCGAGCGCGCAGCCGTCCGCGTCTACGGAGCCGACGATGTCCGCGAGGGCGTCGCGATCATGTGGAAGGAAGGCGTAGACGTTTCCATCACCGGAAACTCCACAAACCCGACCCGCTTCCAGCACCCAGTCGCCGGTACCTATAAAAAGGAAACCAACGACGCCGGCAAGAAGTACTTCTCCGTCGCCTCGGGCGGCGGTACCGGACGCACCCTGCATCCGGACAACATGGCCGCCGGTCCCGCTTCCTACGGCATGACCGACACCATGGGCCGCATGCACTCCGACGCGCAGTTCGCCGGATCTTCATCCGTACCCGCTCACGTTGAAATGATGGGACTCATCGGCATGGGAAACAACCCCATGGTCGGCGCGTCCGTCGCGGTAGCGGTAGCGATCAGCGAGGCAATGAAGAAGTGA
- a CDS encoding iron-sulfur cluster assembly scaffold protein, translating into MVYSTEVEHMCPLAKAAYHGPAPIPQEGKWVQAKEIKDISGFTHGVGWCAPQQGACKLTLNIKDGIIEEALVETLGCSGMTHSAAMASEILIGKTLLEALNTDLVCDAINTAMRELFLQIVYGRSQSAFSEGGLVVGASLEDLGKGLRSQVGTMFATKAKGPRYLELAEGYVTRLGVDKEGAIIGYEFVNLGKMMDAVKKGTDANEALAKAKGTYGRFADAAKYVDPRHE; encoded by the coding sequence ATGGTTTATTCGACTGAAGTCGAACACATGTGTCCTCTTGCCAAGGCCGCTTATCACGGTCCGGCACCGATTCCCCAGGAGGGAAAGTGGGTGCAGGCAAAGGAAATCAAGGACATTTCCGGTTTTACCCATGGCGTGGGTTGGTGCGCTCCCCAGCAGGGCGCGTGCAAGCTGACTCTGAACATCAAAGACGGAATCATCGAGGAAGCCCTTGTTGAAACCCTCGGCTGCTCCGGTATGACCCACTCCGCCGCGATGGCTTCAGAAATCCTGATCGGAAAGACCCTCCTCGAGGCGCTTAACACCGACCTCGTATGCGACGCGATCAATACCGCAATGCGCGAGCTGTTCCTCCAGATCGTATACGGCCGCAGCCAGTCCGCCTTCTCCGAGGGCGGTCTTGTAGTCGGCGCTTCGCTCGAGGATCTCGGAAAAGGTCTTCGCAGCCAGGTCGGAACCATGTTCGCCACCAAGGCGAAAGGTCCCCGCTATCTTGAGCTCGCGGAAGGCTATGTCACCCGCCTCGGCGTGGACAAAGAGGGCGCGATCATCGGCTACGAGTTCGTTAACCTCGGAAAAATGATGGACGCGGTCAAGAAGGGAACGGACGCCAACGAGGCGCTCGCCAAAGCAAAGGGCACCTACGGTCGCTTCGCCGACGCCGCGAAGTATGTCGACCCCAGGCACGAGTAA
- a CDS encoding IMPACT family protein: MKTISQNAVCELDIKKSRFLAEAFPVSSQEEARELLKKQKERYFDATHVVHAFVIGSSGEILGCSDDGEPSGTAGRPSLDVLKGSGATNILVTVSRWFGGTLLGTGGLVKAYGDSVKAVLDICEPHEIIETRSFILSLPYALYERYKRDADSLGITESVDSFSSDVEITGSVRIETASALQEYVRNASAGKIQVVFQ, translated from the coding sequence ATGAAAACAATATCCCAAAACGCAGTTTGCGAGCTGGATATAAAGAAATCGCGCTTCCTTGCGGAGGCCTTCCCGGTTTCCTCGCAGGAGGAAGCCCGGGAACTCTTGAAAAAGCAGAAGGAACGGTATTTCGACGCGACTCATGTCGTGCATGCCTTCGTCATCGGTTCGTCCGGGGAAATTCTCGGCTGTTCCGACGACGGAGAACCTTCCGGTACCGCCGGGCGGCCATCCCTGGACGTGCTCAAGGGTTCCGGTGCGACGAATATTCTGGTAACGGTTTCCCGGTGGTTCGGTGGAACCTTACTGGGCACCGGCGGTCTGGTGAAGGCGTACGGCGATTCGGTGAAAGCGGTGCTCGATATCTGCGAGCCGCATGAAATAATCGAAACACGGTCATTTATTCTCTCTTTACCGTATGCCTTGTATGAACGGTACAAGCGCGACGCCGATTCTCTGGGCATTACCGAAAGTGTTGACTCGTTTTCTTCGGACGTGGAAATAACCGGTTCGGTGAGGATTGAGACAGCATCCGCTTTGCAAGAGTATGTCAGGAATGCGTCGGCCGGCAAAATACAGGTTGTTTTTCAGTAG
- a CDS encoding CHASE2 domain-containing protein gives MKIIAGILDYLKKKLEYAVAFITLAVFVSLSLTESGVKIEYGMYDTLLAIKPEVSERKDVLLVNIDDEAIEQIGAWPWTRDIIGNALVRLRESGGRYAVFDIEYLSPGQTGVNRNYVKTEFPAEYKSVHQEILQYLSDFSGAVSSGSIPVEYAVDVGTEMSGYIDERLNGLAESISSNIFQDNDEYFARSLKFFGKSYLTINAERINTNDDTEILNKWAYENRLWTNVLDPGGKIARETAHTYRDSDFERGIAPAILPLLQASSGAGFPNVIIDEDGVRRRIELLAEHEGAYVAQLVFSPVLDILKPELLERRGRTLILRNALDPKNPESGQRSDISIPLDDHGRFLINWLKRAFTSVSDPTDQSFRHISVYALKLADDLEEQLIDNLSRITEYGIRDSSGFLPYHEAAVWLLSSYADLNAWKESLMDESRNDYSGYFAARDEFFAMYEEYLTGGYDEEIKTVFDRIKEATGDSRYDELSANIMGNFQVYRDQFALYRDHISRLEKECEGSFCIIGYSGVGTSDLGVNPFQKSYANVGTHANIYNTIMTQEFIYPFPSWFSWILSFVLALVSGIAYRRIKGLKGRILFGLASIVVVYLSFAAAFALFRVYIHVFAPLMTVVVTFLLVSILKFIFSEQEKSFLRKAFTMYLSSDVVNQIVEDPSLLKLGGQEKQITALFTDIKSFSTLSEKVTPEHLVEILNKYLTVMSDIVLEQKGTIDKYIGDAIVSFFGAPIDLPDHASRACLAAVRMKQAEEKLNEEMMAANETPMPIYTRIGVNTGAMVVGNMGTDNKMNYTIMGNDVNLAARLEGVNKAYGTWILVSESTWNQTNGMFLGRKLDRVRVVGINTPVQLYNIMAVRSEASGRMVALAEKFNSAIDAYREKRFGDSIILFSKCLEIEPDDAASSIFLEKVHKLVKEGVPPDWSDVVNMTSK, from the coding sequence GTGAAAATCATCGCCGGAATTCTCGATTATCTGAAAAAAAAGCTTGAATATGCGGTTGCTTTCATTACGTTGGCGGTATTCGTCTCTCTTTCCCTGACGGAATCAGGCGTAAAAATCGAATATGGAATGTACGATACGCTGTTAGCGATAAAGCCCGAAGTTTCGGAACGCAAGGACGTGCTGCTCGTCAATATCGACGATGAGGCGATCGAGCAGATCGGCGCCTGGCCCTGGACCCGGGATATTATCGGAAACGCGCTTGTTCGCCTGCGGGAGTCCGGCGGTCGCTACGCCGTATTCGATATCGAGTATCTTTCTCCCGGCCAGACGGGCGTTAATCGCAACTATGTGAAAACCGAGTTTCCAGCCGAATACAAAAGCGTACATCAGGAAATCCTGCAGTATCTTTCGGATTTCTCCGGGGCGGTCTCCTCTGGATCCATACCCGTCGAGTACGCCGTCGATGTAGGAACGGAAATGTCAGGCTATATCGACGAACGGTTGAACGGCCTTGCTGAGTCCATCAGTTCGAATATCTTTCAGGATAATGACGAATATTTCGCGCGGAGCCTTAAATTTTTCGGAAAATCTTATTTAACGATAAACGCCGAGCGCATCAACACCAACGACGATACGGAAATACTCAATAAATGGGCGTACGAGAACCGTTTATGGACAAATGTTCTCGATCCGGGGGGGAAGATCGCCCGCGAAACGGCGCATACCTACCGGGACAGCGATTTCGAGCGCGGCATCGCTCCCGCTATCCTTCCCTTGCTTCAGGCCTCTTCAGGAGCCGGTTTCCCGAACGTCATCATCGACGAAGACGGGGTGCGCAGACGCATTGAATTATTGGCAGAGCACGAGGGCGCCTATGTCGCGCAGCTGGTGTTTTCGCCGGTGCTCGACATCCTCAAGCCTGAACTCCTGGAGCGCAGGGGCAGAACCCTGATTCTCCGGAATGCCCTCGATCCGAAAAACCCTGAATCCGGCCAGCGCTCCGATATTTCCATCCCTCTCGACGATCACGGCCGGTTCCTCATAAACTGGCTTAAACGCGCTTTTACCTCGGTCTCCGATCCGACCGATCAGAGCTTCCGTCATATCTCGGTGTACGCGCTGAAACTCGCCGACGACCTCGAAGAGCAGCTGATCGACAATCTTTCGCGCATCACTGAATACGGAATCCGCGATTCCTCGGGCTTTCTTCCCTACCATGAGGCTGCCGTATGGCTGCTGTCCTCCTACGCGGATTTGAATGCATGGAAAGAATCCCTGATGGATGAATCGAGGAACGATTATTCCGGGTACTTCGCCGCGCGCGACGAGTTTTTTGCTATGTACGAGGAGTATCTTACCGGCGGTTACGATGAAGAGATCAAAACCGTGTTCGACCGCATCAAGGAAGCGACGGGAGATTCCCGCTACGATGAGCTTTCGGCCAACATCATGGGGAATTTCCAGGTGTACCGCGATCAGTTCGCGCTATACCGCGATCATATAAGCCGGCTCGAAAAAGAATGCGAGGGGTCCTTTTGCATAATCGGCTACAGCGGCGTGGGAACTTCCGATCTCGGCGTCAATCCCTTCCAGAAATCCTATGCCAACGTCGGTACGCACGCGAATATCTATAACACGATCATGACACAGGAATTCATCTACCCGTTCCCCTCATGGTTTTCATGGATACTGTCTTTCGTTCTCGCTCTCGTTTCGGGAATCGCATACAGGCGCATCAAAGGATTAAAAGGGAGGATACTGTTCGGCCTCGCGTCCATCGTCGTCGTATATCTTTCCTTCGCCGCGGCGTTCGCCCTGTTCCGCGTGTATATCCATGTATTCGCTCCTCTTATGACCGTGGTCGTCACCTTCCTCCTTGTTTCCATCCTCAAGTTCATATTCTCGGAACAGGAGAAGAGTTTTCTGCGCAAAGCCTTTACCATGTATCTGTCTTCAGACGTCGTAAACCAGATCGTCGAGGATCCGAGCCTCTTGAAGCTCGGCGGACAGGAAAAACAGATAACCGCCCTGTTCACCGATATCAAGAGCTTTTCAACCCTGTCGGAGAAAGTTACTCCTGAACATCTGGTAGAAATTCTCAATAAATATCTGACGGTGATGAGCGACATCGTTCTTGAACAGAAGGGCACGATCGATAAATACATCGGAGACGCGATCGTATCGTTCTTCGGCGCTCCGATCGATCTGCCCGACCATGCCTCCCGGGCCTGTCTTGCGGCTGTGAGAATGAAGCAGGCTGAAGAGAAGCTGAACGAAGAAATGATGGCGGCGAACGAAACTCCCATGCCCATTTATACCCGCATCGGCGTGAATACCGGCGCTATGGTCGTGGGAAACATGGGCACAGACAATAAAATGAACTATACGATCATGGGCAACGACGTAAATCTCGCGGCTCGTCTGGAAGGCGTAAACAAGGCGTACGGAACCTGGATTCTAGTTTCGGAAAGCACCTGGAACCAGACGAACGGAATGTTCCTCGGCAGAAAGCTCGATCGGGTGCGCGTAGTCGGAATCAATACGCCGGTGCAGCTCTATAATATCATGGCTGTCCGTTCTGAGGCCTCCGGACGCATGGTCGCCCTGGCGGAGAAATTCAACTCCGCGATCGACGCATACCGCGAGAAGCGCTTCGGCGATTCGATCATTCTGTTTTCCAAATGCCTTGAGATCGAGCCGGACGACGCCGCGTCTTCAATATTCCTTGAAAAGGTGCACAAGCTGGTGAAGGAAGGCGTACCGCCGGATTGGTCTGATGTCGTAAATATGACGAGCAAGTAA